A DNA window from Streptomyces sp. B21-083 contains the following coding sequences:
- a CDS encoding glycoside hydrolase family 6 protein, translated as MVAAASLVVAVGTAAGLLSALDTRGGAADEARPEVTSSPPLAPLPAVSSAPPTPGASKSPSPSARTTQPRRASRTPSPPSSTTTRPEPAAKPAPGPVSARLYRYPDSQVLDWVGAHRDDPRRSVIEAEIADRPAAVWFADFSPSTITARVRAVTAGAAGAGRVPVLVPYAVPDRDCGGASQGGAPDLGAYDGWIDAFAAGLGSDEVIVILEPDAVAQTDCLSPERRAARFASLARAGRVLKAADPDARVYYDAGHSGWNSPAKQAALLRQAGAASAASSDGVFSNVSNFHRTDDEIAYDRRVLDALGGPAGLGAVIDTSRNGNGAPADGEWCDPAGRKLGRAPTTNTGEARIDAYLWVKLPGESDGCMGTPGTFTASYAYDLAR; from the coding sequence ATGGTCGCCGCCGCCTCGCTCGTGGTCGCCGTGGGAACCGCGGCCGGGCTGCTCTCCGCGCTCGACACCCGCGGTGGCGCCGCCGACGAGGCCAGGCCCGAGGTGACCAGCTCGCCCCCGCTCGCCCCGCTGCCGGCCGTGTCGTCGGCCCCGCCCACGCCGGGCGCCTCGAAGTCGCCCTCCCCGTCCGCCCGTACGACGCAGCCGAGGAGAGCGAGCCGTACGCCCTCGCCCCCCTCCTCGACGACGACGCGGCCCGAGCCGGCGGCGAAACCGGCGCCCGGCCCGGTGTCCGCCCGCCTCTACCGCTACCCCGACTCCCAGGTCCTCGACTGGGTCGGCGCCCACCGCGACGATCCGCGCCGCTCCGTCATCGAGGCGGAGATCGCCGACCGTCCGGCGGCGGTCTGGTTCGCCGACTTCTCGCCCTCGACGATCACTGCCCGGGTCCGCGCGGTCACGGCGGGCGCGGCGGGCGCCGGCCGGGTCCCGGTACTCGTGCCGTACGCCGTCCCGGACCGTGACTGCGGCGGCGCCTCGCAGGGCGGCGCACCCGACCTCGGCGCGTACGACGGCTGGATCGACGCGTTCGCGGCGGGCCTCGGCTCCGACGAGGTCATCGTGATCCTGGAGCCCGACGCGGTCGCCCAGACCGACTGTCTCTCCCCGGAGCGGCGCGCCGCCCGCTTCGCCTCGCTGGCCCGCGCCGGCCGGGTCCTCAAGGCCGCCGACCCCGACGCCCGCGTCTACTACGACGCCGGTCACTCCGGCTGGAACTCCCCGGCCAAGCAGGCGGCCCTGCTCCGCCAGGCGGGCGCGGCCTCGGCCGCCTCCTCCGACGGTGTCTTCAGTAACGTCTCCAACTTCCACCGCACGGACGACGAGATCGCCTACGACCGACGGGTCCTCGACGCCCTCGGCGGTCCCGCCGGTCTCGGCGCCGTGATCGACACCAGCCGCAACGGCAACGGCGCCCCGGCCGACGGCGAGTGGTGCGACCCGGCCGGCCGGAAACTCGGCCGGGCGCCGACAACGAACACCGGCGAGGCGCGGATCGACGCCTATCTGTGGGTCAAGCTGCCGGGGGAGTCGGACGGCTGCATGGGCACCCCCGGCACGTTCACCGCGTCGTACGCCTACGATCTGGCGCGCTGA
- a CDS encoding DUF5995 family protein: MVQLEQFTTSVDHVLLRMRALEAQLPPRDGLAVFNRVYLAVTEAFDRRLDAGAFPDAEAAITLDVRFAERYLRVAEDDHAPACWRPLLQFRHHPGVRPVQFALAGINAHIGHDLALAVVDACRTLDCEPADLEDEFERVGDLLVSLEERLREELMPGPDLLQVADPLTHLLGAWSMERARAATWSAARALWALRRLPDVAEEFTDRLDAAVGFASRMLLTPLPD; the protein is encoded by the coding sequence ATGGTGCAATTGGAACAGTTCACCACTTCTGTCGACCACGTCCTCTTGCGTATGCGCGCGCTGGAGGCACAGTTGCCGCCGCGCGACGGGCTGGCGGTCTTCAACCGCGTCTACCTCGCCGTCACGGAGGCCTTCGACCGGCGTCTGGACGCCGGCGCGTTCCCCGACGCCGAGGCCGCGATCACCCTGGACGTGCGGTTCGCCGAGCGGTATCTGCGGGTGGCCGAGGACGACCACGCGCCCGCCTGCTGGCGCCCGTTGCTCCAGTTCCGCCACCATCCCGGCGTACGGCCGGTGCAGTTCGCGCTCGCGGGCATCAATGCGCACATCGGGCACGATCTGGCGCTCGCCGTCGTGGACGCCTGTCGTACGCTCGACTGCGAACCGGCCGACCTGGAGGACGAGTTCGAGCGCGTGGGCGATCTACTCGTATCGCTGGAGGAGCGCCTGCGCGAAGAGTTGATGCCGGGTCCCGACCTGCTCCAGGTCGCCGATCCGCTCACCCATTTGCTCGGCGCCTGGAGCATGGAGCGGGCCCGGGCCGCGACCTGGTCGGCGGCCCGCGCGCTGTGGGCGCTGCGCCGGCTGCCCGATGTCGCCGAGGAGTTCACCGACCGCCTCGACGCGGCGGTCGGCTTCGCGAGCCGCATGCTCCTCACACCGCTGCCGGACTGA
- a CDS encoding LLM class F420-dependent oxidoreductase: protein MTVRLGLGLPQSHQYDIGRDVPDVARAAEQIGYESLWVFERALFPEPSTQGLYGMEGVPWPDSYRGLAEPLVTLTLAAAATERARLGTSVLVAPLHGPFQLARALGTLDAASGGRVVAGLGTGWSLDEYAAAGVAPFADRGRVLDEILDVCRAVWGPDPVHYDGDLTKIASAVVGPKPARPIPIFLPALSKKSLTRLVERGDGWNPIAMGAEQLATQWQQVKDFAAEKGRTRPIETAVRVNPSYTAKAYDGADRQPFQGSIDQIVTDLAAHAETGLEEFFFDFGGAPRDAGELKDLAAELYEAARAAGI, encoded by the coding sequence ATGACCGTCCGCCTGGGTCTGGGCCTTCCGCAGTCACACCAGTACGACATCGGACGGGACGTGCCGGATGTGGCACGCGCGGCCGAACAGATCGGCTACGAGAGCCTGTGGGTGTTCGAACGCGCCCTGTTCCCGGAGCCCTCGACCCAGGGCCTGTACGGCATGGAGGGCGTCCCCTGGCCCGACTCGTACCGCGGTCTCGCGGAACCGCTGGTGACCCTGACACTGGCGGCCGCGGCCACCGAGCGCGCCCGCCTGGGCACCAGCGTGCTGGTCGCCCCGCTGCACGGTCCCTTCCAACTGGCCCGCGCGCTCGGCACGTTGGACGCCGCGAGCGGCGGCCGGGTGGTGGCGGGGCTCGGCACCGGCTGGTCCCTCGACGAGTACGCCGCCGCCGGGGTGGCCCCGTTCGCCGACCGCGGCCGGGTCCTGGACGAGATCCTCGACGTGTGCCGGGCGGTCTGGGGCCCGGACCCGGTCCACTACGACGGCGACCTGACGAAGATCGCGTCGGCCGTGGTCGGGCCCAAGCCGGCCCGGCCGATCCCGATCTTCCTGCCCGCGCTCAGCAAGAAGTCCCTGACCCGCCTGGTCGAACGCGGCGACGGCTGGAACCCGATCGCCATGGGCGCCGAGCAACTCGCCACGCAGTGGCAGCAGGTGAAGGACTTCGCCGCCGAGAAGGGCCGCACGAGGCCGATCGAGACGGCGGTGCGGGTGAACCCCTCTTACACGGCGAAGGCGTACGACGGCGCGGACCGCCAGCCCTTCCAGGGCAGCATCGACCAGATCGTGACGGATCTCGCCGCCCACGCCGAGACCGGCCTCGAGGAGTTCTTCTTCGACTTCGGCGGCGCCCCGCGGGACGCCGGCGAACTCAAGGACCTGGCAGCCGAGTTGTACGAGGCGGCTCGGGCGGCCGGGATCTGA
- a CDS encoding flavin monoamine oxidase family protein translates to MTSTVPTAVQHADAQQPPITMFGPDFPYAYDDFLAHPAGLGQIPATEHGTEVAVIGGGLSGIIAAYELMKMGLKPVVYEADRIGGRLRTVGFDGCDPSLTAEMGAMRFPPSSTALQHYIDLVDLETRPFPNPLAECTPSTVVDLKGESHYAETVDELPQVYRDVAEAWNTCLEEGADFSDMNRALRERDVPRIREIWSRLVEKLDNQTFYGFLCDSEAFKSFRHREIFGQVGFGTGGWDTDFPNSILEILRVVYTEADDHHRGIVGGSQQLPLRLWEREPGKIVHWPYGTSLASLHVNGVPRPAVTRLHRTAGNRITVTDADGDIRTYPAAVFTAQSWMLLSKIACDDSLFPIDHWTAIERTHYMESSKLFVPVDRPFWLDKAVDDRGVPTGRDVMSMTLTDRMTRGTYLLDDGPDKPAVICLSYTWCDDSLKWLPLSANERMEVMLKSLGEIYPKVDIRKHVIGSPVTVSWENEPYFMGAFKANLPGHYRYQRRLFTHFMQDRLPADKRGVFLAGDDISWTAGWAEGAVQTALNAVWGVMHHFGGTTDPTNPGPGDVYDEIAPVELPED, encoded by the coding sequence ATGACGTCCACGGTGCCCACCGCCGTCCAGCACGCCGACGCGCAGCAGCCGCCGATCACCATGTTCGGGCCGGACTTCCCCTACGCCTACGACGACTTCCTCGCTCACCCGGCCGGTCTCGGGCAGATTCCCGCGACCGAGCACGGCACCGAGGTCGCCGTCATCGGCGGCGGCCTGTCGGGGATCATCGCCGCGTACGAGTTGATGAAGATGGGCCTCAAGCCGGTCGTGTACGAGGCCGATCGGATCGGGGGGCGGCTGCGGACCGTCGGGTTCGACGGCTGCGACCCCTCCCTCACCGCCGAGATGGGCGCGATGCGCTTCCCGCCCTCCTCCACCGCCCTCCAGCACTACATCGACCTGGTGGATTTGGAGACCCGGCCGTTCCCCAACCCCCTCGCGGAGTGCACCCCTTCGACCGTCGTCGACCTCAAGGGCGAGTCGCACTACGCGGAGACGGTCGACGAACTCCCGCAGGTCTACCGTGATGTCGCCGAGGCCTGGAACACGTGCCTCGAAGAGGGCGCCGACTTCTCCGACATGAACCGGGCCCTGCGCGAGCGTGACGTGCCGCGCATCCGCGAGATCTGGTCCCGGCTCGTCGAGAAGCTCGACAACCAGACCTTCTACGGGTTCCTCTGCGACTCCGAGGCCTTCAAGTCGTTCCGGCACCGCGAAATTTTCGGCCAGGTCGGCTTCGGGACGGGCGGCTGGGACACCGACTTCCCCAACTCGATCCTGGAGATCCTGCGGGTCGTCTACACCGAGGCCGACGACCACCACCGGGGCATCGTGGGCGGCAGTCAGCAACTGCCGCTGCGGCTCTGGGAACGCGAGCCCGGGAAGATCGTCCACTGGCCGTACGGGACCTCCCTCGCGTCCCTGCACGTGAACGGCGTACCGCGCCCGGCCGTGACCCGCCTGCACCGCACGGCCGGCAACCGGATCACCGTCACCGACGCGGACGGCGACATCCGTACGTACCCGGCGGCCGTCTTCACCGCCCAGTCCTGGATGCTCCTCTCCAAGATCGCCTGCGACGACTCGCTCTTCCCGATCGACCACTGGACCGCCATCGAGCGCACCCACTACATGGAGTCCAGCAAGCTCTTCGTGCCCGTCGACCGGCCCTTCTGGCTCGACAAGGCCGTCGACGACAGGGGAGTTCCGACCGGCCGGGACGTCATGTCGATGACCCTCACCGACCGGATGACGCGTGGGACCTACCTCCTCGACGACGGCCCGGACAAGCCCGCGGTCATCTGTCTCTCGTACACCTGGTGCGACGACAGCCTCAAGTGGCTGCCGTTGTCGGCGAACGAGCGGATGGAGGTCATGCTGAAGTCGCTCGGCGAGATCTACCCGAAGGTCGACATCAGGAAGCACGTCATCGGTAGTCCGGTCACCGTGTCCTGGGAGAACGAGCCCTACTTCATGGGCGCGTTCAAGGCCAACCTGCCCGGCCACTACCGTTACCAGCGCCGCCTGTTCACGCACTTCATGCAGGACCGGCTGCCCGCCGACAAGCGAGGCGTCTTCCTCGCCGGTGACGACATCTCCTGGACGGCGGGCTGGGCCGAGGGCGCCGTCCAGACCGCGCTCAACGCGGTCTGGGGCGTCATGCACCACTTCGGTGGGACCACCGACCCGACCAACCCGGGCCCCGGCGACGTGTACGACGAGATCGCGCCCGTCGAGCTCCCCGAGGACTAG
- a CDS encoding carbon-nitrogen hydrolase family protein → MRTALLQSSGRPGSLAGNLKVLDDAAGRAAAAGAGLLAAPEMFLTGYAIGDAIAHLAEPADGDSADAVAEIATRHGLAIAYGYPERAGDQVFNSAQLISAAGDRLANYRKTHLFGRFERDHFTPGEQPVVQAELAGLRVGLMICYDVEFPENVRAHALTGTDLLLVPTAQMHPFQFVAESVVPVRAFENQLYVAYVNRVGQEGEFDFVGLSTLAGPDGVARTRAGRGEELVLADVDPVLLAASREANPYLQDRRPGLYGSLV, encoded by the coding sequence ATGCGCACCGCCCTGCTCCAGAGCTCCGGCCGCCCCGGCTCCCTCGCCGGGAACCTCAAGGTGCTCGACGACGCCGCGGGCCGGGCAGCCGCCGCGGGCGCGGGGCTGCTGGCCGCGCCGGAGATGTTCCTCACCGGGTACGCGATCGGCGACGCCATCGCCCACCTCGCCGAGCCAGCCGACGGGGACTCCGCCGACGCGGTCGCCGAGATCGCCACCCGGCACGGCCTCGCCATCGCCTACGGCTACCCCGAGCGAGCCGGCGACCAGGTCTTCAACTCCGCGCAGCTCATCTCCGCCGCCGGTGACCGTCTCGCCAACTACCGCAAGACCCACCTCTTCGGCCGCTTCGAACGCGACCACTTCACACCGGGCGAGCAGCCCGTCGTACAGGCCGAACTGGCCGGTCTCCGGGTCGGCCTGATGATCTGTTACGACGTCGAGTTCCCGGAGAACGTCCGCGCCCACGCCCTCACCGGCACCGACCTCCTCCTGGTGCCGACCGCGCAGATGCACCCCTTCCAGTTCGTCGCCGAGTCCGTCGTACCGGTGCGGGCCTTCGAGAACCAGTTGTACGTCGCCTACGTCAACCGGGTAGGCCAGGAAGGGGAGTTCGACTTCGTCGGCCTCTCCACGCTCGCCGGTCCCGACGGAGTCGCCCGTACCCGGGCCGGCCGCGGTGAGGAACTCGTCCTCGCCGATGTCGACCCCGTTCTCCTGGCCGCCTCGCGTGAGGCGAACCCGTACCTCCAGGACCGGCGTCCCGGCCTGTACGGCTCCCTCGTCTGA
- a CDS encoding HAD-IA family hydrolase produces MPQLPLQAVLFDMDGTLVDTERLWWEAVEQIAGRPLTEADQPDVLGRPVEHTADWLAAATGAETGRLATELHREFAARVRTGIVPRPGALDLLDALAGAGIPTALVTASPRAVADSVLEALGAARFAVSVTADDTEHTKPAPDPYLAACRALGVDPAACVAVEDTQTGVTSAEAAGCAVLAVPSLAPIETAPGRTVLTSLAGVTVALLDAMVTPELRVMSWNLWLGGTQVVDHREKQLKVIAETGADVVGLQETHGTSAQELADALGWHHHRAGPNLGVISRYPITARLGDPDVGFYGATGVRIRLDGGLEVDVWSAHLDCAPYGPYDSHFDGLEAAELVARESARLERMREILRRISDSAADDSTPVVLVGDFNTPSHLDWPGVQWPVTKAAEEAGLRDSYREAHPDAVRDPGHTWSPIHVEHEDGSGRPEPQDRIDFVLHNGRGLRVLDSRVVVRGVVRVWPEVAGNDWPSDHAAVLTRFGLTLSPSGV; encoded by the coding sequence GTGCCCCAACTCCCGCTCCAGGCAGTCCTGTTCGACATGGACGGCACGCTCGTCGACACCGAGCGGCTGTGGTGGGAGGCGGTGGAACAGATCGCCGGGAGACCGCTGACCGAGGCGGACCAGCCCGATGTGCTCGGCCGGCCCGTCGAGCACACCGCCGACTGGCTGGCCGCCGCGACGGGAGCGGAGACCGGCCGCCTCGCCACCGAACTGCACCGGGAGTTCGCGGCCCGCGTGCGCACCGGCATCGTGCCCCGCCCCGGCGCCCTCGACCTGCTCGACGCGCTCGCCGGGGCCGGCATACCCACCGCCCTGGTGACCGCCTCCCCCCGGGCCGTCGCCGACTCCGTGCTCGAAGCACTCGGCGCGGCCCGCTTCGCGGTCTCCGTCACCGCCGACGACACCGAACACACCAAGCCCGCGCCCGACCCCTACCTCGCCGCCTGCCGCGCCCTGGGCGTCGACCCGGCCGCCTGCGTGGCCGTCGAGGACACCCAGACCGGCGTCACCTCGGCCGAGGCGGCGGGCTGCGCGGTGCTCGCCGTTCCCTCACTCGCGCCGATCGAGACGGCGCCCGGCCGGACGGTACTGACCAGCCTGGCCGGGGTCACTGTGGCGCTGCTCGACGCCATGGTCACCCCTGAACTCCGGGTGATGAGCTGGAACCTCTGGCTCGGCGGCACGCAGGTCGTCGACCACCGCGAGAAGCAGCTCAAGGTGATCGCCGAGACGGGCGCCGACGTCGTAGGCCTCCAGGAGACGCACGGCACCTCCGCCCAGGAACTGGCCGACGCCCTCGGCTGGCACCACCACCGGGCGGGCCCGAACCTCGGCGTCATCAGCCGGTACCCGATCACCGCCCGCCTCGGTGACCCGGACGTCGGCTTCTACGGGGCGACCGGGGTACGGATCCGGCTGGACGGAGGGCTGGAGGTCGACGTCTGGAGCGCCCACCTCGACTGCGCGCCGTACGGGCCCTACGACTCCCACTTCGACGGGCTTGAGGCGGCCGAGCTGGTCGCCCGGGAAAGCGCGCGGCTGGAGCGGATGCGGGAGATCCTGCGCCGGATCAGTGACTCCGCCGCCGACGACTCCACGCCCGTCGTGCTCGTCGGCGACTTCAACACGCCCTCGCATCTGGACTGGCCGGGGGTCCAGTGGCCGGTGACGAAGGCGGCGGAGGAGGCGGGGCTGCGGGACTCGTACCGGGAGGCACACCCGGACGCGGTCCGGGATCCCGGTCACACCTGGTCGCCGATCCACGTCGAGCACGAGGACGGGAGCGGGCGGCCCGAGCCGCAGGACCGGATCGACTTCGTGCTGCACAACGGACGGGGTCTGCGGGTGCTGGATTCCCGGGTGGTGGTGAGGGGCGTGGTGCGGGTGTGGCCCGAGGTGGCCGGCAATGACTGGCCCTCGGACCATGCGGCGGTCCTGACGAGGTTCGGCCTGACTCTCAGCCCGTCCGGCGTTTGA